A window from Malassezia restricta chromosome I, complete sequence encodes these proteins:
- a CDS encoding serine arginine repetitive matrix 2 gives MQASGPSPEAQADALLLHFLSPLSDSDTPSWSDALSQAVKERRGLAVGGQLLVDRLLQEAGVSSSLFPPSSPSDAFVLMVEVFTSAAPDLLKSELMYYLGLEHNHIQATQHASAMAEYLHLPASNCTEVESYWAIDHGFFDRAVAGGRTSKFSSIMAESLSSSPALLLEFYEVRGALPSIESSNDAASFHELSMIVAALARVEGLVSAWLMCRTILAAQPTDYAPSVRLHLFGTLLRLCFSPPDATLIRDLLNLPLKTDEEAFIESFAIDSLDQSHGALAMDTLLIKCVNQGRYIDAIHLDHRASRHERTLALSGQENEFYLRAKQRRSAFMDGVWAVIPVIQRDALHAQDVKEDISSEATHTNDVNMDIASSPPLRPHTPMSASLNSKDMQRTHPFSPEVNLLRASIRVPTASSSETRSASPAQKLTDQSAELRSSSPFSGWKQPGVLRQTHVSPKPAWSLPVPRIMRTSKSYDLNVDIPVSTIDSNVQDNAKSDDADTDILKDTPVLESNATEENDAVLDSPREVPVRRRTGQRRSARQATKAIRKVMKPSDVKPEPTIPGGFPMEEEEATVNPSPRRSTRRSRMNVASKTVNEMSTSLSMHPDTPSKSPSTTSRIPRSSTTADITMYPQNSLARLEALSDVQPIARRTRAQVAELESQGSQSSTDAISDTEAESNVLSTPSRRRTRSERASAAALSSPQRVTRSARRLRDGSAGTPRTPGRSSRRH, from the coding sequence ATGCAAGCGTCGGGGCCTTCTCCCGAGGCGCAAGCTGATGCTCTCTTGCTACATTTTCTTTCGCCTCTATCTGATAGCGACACACCTTCTTGGTCAGATGCGTTATCTCAGGCCGTAAAAGAGCGACGTGGCCTGGCTGTTGGCGGTCAACTACTTGTGGACCGCTTGCTTCAAGAAGCGGGCGTATCTTCTTCTCTGTTCCCTCCTTCATCACCATCAGACGCATTTGTGCTTATGGTGGAAGTCTTTACATCCGCAGCTCCGGATCTCTTGAAGAGTGAGCTTATGTATTATCTAGGTCTGGAACACAATCACATCCAGGCAACACAGCATGCTTCTGCTATGGCTGAATACCTGCACCTACCTGCATCAAATTGCACAGAAGTGGAATCGTATTGGGCTATTGATCATGGCTTTTTCGATCGAGCCGTGGCCGGCGGACGCACGTCCAAATTCTCATCCATCATGGCAGAATCCCTGTCTTCCTCACCAGCACTCTTGCTAGAGTTCTATGAAGTACGCGGCGCCTTACCTTCTATCGAATCTTCGAATGATGCTGCCTCTTTTCATGAACTATCTATGATTGTGGCAGCACTGGCACGTGTAGAAGGACTCGTATCTGCTTGGCTGATGTGTCGAACTATTTTGGCAGCGCAGCCTACTGATTATGCTCCCTCGGTAAGGTTGCATCTGTTCGGCACACTGCTCCGCTTGTGCTTCTCACCACCAGATGCAACTTTGATTCGCGACTTGTTAAACTTACCCCTGAAGACTGATGAAGAAGCCTTCATCGAATCATTTGCTATTGATTCACTGGACCAGTCACATGGCGCTTTGGCCATGGACACGTTGCTCATAAAATGTGTGAATCAAGGAAGGTATATTGATGCCATCCACTTGGATCATCGAGCATCTCGTCATGAGCGCACACTAGCACTTTCTGGCCAAGAGAATGAGTTTTACTTGCGTGCAAAGCAGCGTCGGAGTGCATTTATGGATGGTGTTTGGGCCGTGATTCCTGTTATTCAACGTGACGCTTTGCATGCACAAGATGTCAAGGAGGATATTTCAAGTGAAGCCACTCATACAAACGATGTGAATATGGATATTGCTTCTTCGCCACCACTACGACCACATACACCAATGAGTGCTTCACTTAATTCCAAAGATATGCAACGCACTCATCCGTTCTCTCCAGAAGTCAATCTGTTACGTGCCTCGATCCGTGTACCTACGGCTTCTAGCTCTGAAACACGAAGTGCCTCTCCGGCCCAAAAGTTGACCGATCAGTCAGCGGAATTGCGCAGTAGCAGTCCTTTCTCAGGTTGGAAACAACCAGGCGTTCTACGTCAAACGCATGTGTCTCCGAAACCTGCATGGAGCCTTCCAGTACCTCGCATCATGCGGACGTCCAAATCTTATGACTTGAACGTTGATATACCGGTCAGCACCATCGATTCCAACGTGCAAGACAATGCGAAGTCAGATGATGCTGATACCGATATACTCAAGGATACACCTGTTTTGGAGAGCAACGCCACCGAAGAGAATGATGCCGTACTCGATTCTCCACGAGAAGTTCCAGTTCGTCGCCGCACTGGACAGCGTCGCTCAGCTCGGCAAGCCACTAAAGCTATTCGTAAAGTCATGAAACCAAGCGATGTCAAACCAGAGCCTACGATCCCTGGTGGATTTCCTatggaggaggaagaagcaACGGTTAATCCCTCCCCTCGTCGGAGTACACGTCGGTCGCGAATGAACGTGGCTTCGAAGACAGTGAATGAAATGAGCACGTCTTTATCCATGCATCCTGATACACCATCCAAATCACCCAGCACAACTTCCCGAATTCCTCGATCATCCACTACAGCAGATATAACAATGTACCCACAAAACTCACTGGCACGTCTAGAGGCCTTATCGGATGTGCAGCCCATTGCCCGCCGGACGCGAGCTCAGGTTGCTGAACTCGAATCACAAGGGTCTCAATCAAGCACGGATGCTATATCAGATACTGAGGCCGAAAGCAATGTTCTATCTACTCCTTCGCGACGTAGAACGCGGAGTGAACGCgcatcagcagctgctcTATCTTCGCCTCAACGGGTGACCCGATCGGCTCGACGGCTTCGTGATGGAAGCGCAGGAACACCTAGAACGCCTGGAAGATCCTCTCGGAGGCACTGA
- a CDS encoding hydroxymethylglutaryl-CoA reductase (NADPH), translating into MVKFDRSSRRLSTSPLQALLYLVSKVSRHPIEVIVSVFVLVTLAYFVLLRAIANSTLFSSLSDVASLSVISTHVGHSSLPIFEYSPEHVWRSLRDSIESPDQVPDMGFADWLIVVDEHNGPATLQQERRESLLPAITKALQAESHGRCAWPVTRFTDANDTVGDVVVCFEPKSYDASNTRHILSPKTLQRVLAHAMQTLPANTDSDLVERWKRGDILLQSLTPTSHGPKALAGEGISFQWIASFVISALRRAWTLVHRSDTIDFTVLLAAYIMMHGSLVHLYVSMRHFPRRFWLGTCILLSSCFACLVALVTADALQLPINPIVLSEGLPFLVITIGFEKPYLLTKAFFAHATPTLRPDQDTSTLKGSPEDDFVRALTQRVHEEQELGVLTAPFAPVHDVAIRAVAQAGPGILRAYAVEICILMLGAFNGMHGLREFCSLSILILFFDGCLLFTFFLAVLCVTLEVQRIREPNSARKCLLPENDKETPPSEAPAEPQHLDSSKRKRATTSLFRRVFGSLDHPLSRLKLLLLLTLVALHSLNLLSTLSLPTTIARHQSTRPLTLYDDVVSSFDMFNATSSHPAVSAFFDAYTPPKTNAVAFMPPNIIVLADKALATPHSMTASMMTHKMPRNSALDSVMTTWTTVSSDPVIGKLLSVALIISLFLNTFLLKGIATRNPAVIEGNAVYVTAQAAARLIGAHFVEDWKKKPKDEDKSSTPRVSFGPPESRAPPPPPSDPPRPFEQVHEVFKSDGPGALNNEEVVLLVQRGVIAPYALEKVLQDLERAVVIRRAVLSRASEMHTLEHSLLPYKDFDYASVFGACCENVVGYMPLPLGIAGPLIIDGLMTPIPMATTEGTLVASTSRGCKVLNANGGVTTVLTQDAMTRGPVIEFPSLTSAARAKRWIDSAHGASSIKSAFDSTSRFARLASLHTVLAGRTLFVRFATSTGDAMGMNMISKGVEAALGMMKEKHFPEMELLSLSGNYCIDKKPAAINWIEGRGKSVVAEAVIRGDSVRKILKCTVEDLVNLNIKKNLVGSAMAGSIGGFNAHAANILTAMYLATGQDPAQNVESSNCMTLMEAVNHGEDLLVSVSMPSVEVGTVGGGTGLPPQRSMLELLGIQGPHKNTPGANAQRLARIIAAAVMAGELSLMGALCAGHLIKAHMQHNRSAPPTPGHMSPMPKDVQYKPTMTPLIATPIPSTYQQQGLSPVSNTPQEKEAHDT; encoded by the coding sequence ATGGTCAAGTTCGACAGGTCCAGCCGACGCTTGTCGACGTCGCCACTACAGGCACTCCTATACCTCGTATCCAAGGTCTCGCGGCACCCCATTGAGGTGATCGTGTCGGTCTTTGTGCTGGTGACCCTCGCCTACTTTGTGCTTTTGCGTGCTATTGCGAACTCAACACTGTTCTCCAGTCTGAGCGATGTGGCCTCGCTCTCTGTCATTTCTACACACGTAGGACACTCGTCTCTGCCGATATTCGAGTACTCGCCTGAGCACGTATGGCGCTCGCTTCGAGACTCGATCGAATCACCGGATCAAGTGCCCGACATGGGCTTTGCTGACTGGCTCATCGTAGTGGACGAGCATAATGGCCCCGCGACTCTGCAGCAAGAACGCAGAGAATCTCTGCTCCCTGCCATCACCAAGGCACTGCAGGCCGAGTCTCACGGCCGATGTGCGTGGCCTGTCACTCGCTTTACCGATGCGAACGACACGGTGGGCGATGTAGTCGTGTGCTTCGAGCCAAAATCATACGACGCATCCAACACTCGCCATATTCTCAGCCCTAAAACATtgcagcgtgtgctggCGCACGCAATGCAGACACTTCCTGCCAACACCGACTCGGATCTCGTGGAACGATGGAAGCGTGGTGACATTTTGTTGCAGTCTCTCACACCCACAAGTCATGGGCCCAAGGCGCTTGCTGGTGAGGGCATATCATTTCAATGGATTGCATCGTTTGTGATCAGCGCTCTTCGACGAGCTTGGACCTTAGTCCACAGGTCTGATACCATCGACTTTACCGTTTTGCTTGCCGCCTACATCATGATGCATGGCTCTCTTGTGCACCTATACGTGTCTATGCGCCACTTTCCCCGCCGCTTTTGGCTCGGCACGTGCATCCTATTGTCTTCGTGCTTTGCGTGCCTAGTTGCCCTTGTGACGGCCGATGCACTTCAGCTACCTATCAACCCTATTGTTTTGTCAGAAGGTCTGCCATTCCTGGTCATCACCATTGGCTTCGAGAAGCCTTACTTACTGACCAAGGCATTTTTCGCGCATGCTACGCCCACATTGCGCCCTGATCAGGATACATCGACCTTAAAAGGCTCACCTGAAGACGATTTTGTTCGTGCACTCACTCAACGCGTACATGAAGAGCAAGAACTTGGCGTTCTCACTGCGCCATTCGCACCAGTGCATGATGTAGCCATCCGTGCTGTTGCACAGGCAGGTCCGGGGATTTTGCGTGCGTATGCCGTGGAAATTTGCATTTTGATGCTTGGTGCTTTCAACGGTATGCATGGTCTTCGAGAGTTTTGCAGTTTGTCTATTCTCATCCTGTTTTTCGACGGATGCTTGCTTTTCACATTCTTTTTAGCGGTCTTGTGCGTAACGTTGGAAGTCCAGCGGATCCGCGAACCGAATTCAGCGCGCAAGTGTCTCTTGCCGGAAAATGACAAAGAAACACCTCCCTCGGAAGCCCCTGCAGAGCCACAGCATCTCGACTCATCGAAGCGCAAACGCGCTACGACGTCCTTGTTCCGGCGCGTTTTTGGCTCGCTCGATCACCCGCTTTCGCGTCTAAAGCTCCTGTTACTCTTGACACTTGTTGCTTTGCACTCGCTCAACCTACTCTCAACGCTCTCGTTACCTACCACGATCGCTCGACATCAAAGTACGCGACCATTGACATTGTACGATGACGTCGTCTCGTCTTTTGATATGTTTAATGCAACATCATCTCACCCTGCTGTATCAGCTTTCTTTGATGCATACACTCCGCCAAAGACGAATGCCGTGGCTTTCATGCCTCCGAACATTATCGTGCTAGCGGATAAGGCCCTCGCAACACCGCATTCGATGACGGCATCCATGATGACACACAAAATGCCCCGAAACTCAGCTCTTGACAGCGTTATGACGACTTGGACGACGGTGTCCAGTGACCCGGTCATTGGTAAGCTGCTCTCCGTGGCATTGATCATCAGTTTGTTTTTGAATACATTCCTGCTGAAAGGTATTGCTACGCGCAACCCAGCTGTGATCGAAGGTAATGCTGTGTATGTGACAGCTCAGGCTGCTGCTCGACTGATCGGTGCACACTTTGTTGAAGACTGGAAAAAGAAGCCGAAAGACGAGGACAAATCTTCCACTCCGCGCGTCAGCTTTGGGCCACCTgagtcgcgcgcgccgccgccaccccCCAGTGATCCACCGCGTCCATTTGAACAGGTGCATGAGGTATTTAAGAGTGACGGACCAGGTGCGTTGAATAATGAAGAAGTAGTACTCCTGGTTCAAAGGGGAGTAATCGCACCCTACGCTCTTGAAAAAGTGCTTCAAGATCTCGAACGTGCTGTTGTAATTCGCCGTGCTGTCTTATCTCGCGCATCTGAAATGCATACACTCGAACACAGTCTCCTGCCTTATAAGGACTTCGACTATGCCTCTGTATTTGGCGCATGCTGTGAGAATGTGGTGGGTTACATGCCACTCCCATTAGGTATTGCTGGTCCCCTTATTATCGATGGTCTAATGACGCCTATACCCATGGCTACCACGGAAGGTACTCTTGTTGCGTCCACTAGTCGTGGATGCAAGGTTCTGAATGCAAACGGCGGTGTGACGACTGTACTCACCCAGGATGCCATGACGCGCGGCCCTGTGATCGAATTCCCGTCCCTCACAAGTGCAGCACGGGCTAAACGCTGGATTGATTCTGCACATGGCGCAAGCTCAATCAAGTCTGCATTCGACAGCACATCCCGCTTTGCTCGTCTAGCATCGCTGCACACTGTTTTGGCGGGTCGGACGCTCTTTGTACGCTTTGCTACCTCCACAGGCGACGCAATGGGAATGAATATGATTTCCAAAGGTGTGGAAGCTGCCCTGGGCATGATGAAAGAAAAGCATTTCCCAGAAATGGAACTACTGTCTTTATCAGGAAACTACTGTATCGACAAAAAGCCAGCTGCCATCAATTGGATCGAGGGCCGTGGTAAAAGCGTTGTGGCTGAGGCGGTGATTCGTGGAGACAGTGTGCGCAAGATCCTAAAATGCACGGTAGAGGACCTGGTGAATCTCAACATAAAAAAGAACCTGGTTGGAAGCGCTATGGCGGGATCCATTGGCGGATTTAACGCTCATGCAGCCAACATTCTCACGGCAATGTACCTTGCCACGGGTCAGGACCCGGCCCAAAACGTGGAAAGCAGCAATTGTATGACACTCATGGAAGCTGTAAATCATGGCGAGGATCTGCTTGTTTCGGTAAGCATGCCATCCGTGGAGGTTGGTACTGTGGGCGGTGGCACAGGACTCCCTCCCCAGCGTTCAATGTtggagctgctgggcaTCCAAGGCCCTCACAAGAATACACCAGGCGCGAATGCTCAGCGTTTGGCTCGCATTATTGCTGCTGCCGTCATGGCAGGTGAACTAAGTCTTATGGGCGCACTCTGTGCTGGCCATCTTATCAaggcgcacatgcagcacaaTCGCAGCGCCCCTCCCACGCCTGGCCATATGTCTCCCATGCCGAAAGATGTGCAGTATAAACCTACTATGACGCCTCTTATCGCCACTCCTATCCCAAGCACATACCAGCAACAGGGATTGTCTCCTGTCTCAAACACACCGCAAGAGAAAGAAGCCCATGATACATAA
- a CDS encoding protein TIF31, with translation MASEPEQEAVATPTTFELELLLPKRPLLPKNVEALGLPETPSPLRVAVSQHETLNDLRATLNDSPEGYWLGAFRFRRTDSHARPGELVNEWDELHDVFRDDAPEQRVLQVSHEPYNDTEVRLHIQRLRDLLAGTHSDPASVSLDAGATVHDAVCHPAEWANEAHTAAPPKPTWRGWPADGTSQLFPSLTRRVRALPRCLHGLSLSAWNPPPKPLALRGDILYLVADTLEGESLHITASVHGFYVNASSSQRFQPQPHPHKTLRSSSLFDLLAAASPQFLQNFARLFNDPVSTRDYFSALPVMNSLPAAPWLAREPRHEPDAMRAQTAFLLSGAMSADTLDGSRDWNEELQSSRELPRTSLAERLMRDRVLNRLHAEFTLAAARVVPRVAAGDVPPMNPADAPAAHMFLFNNLFVTRGIDSVGMYDYLGGDAAAHVAVGKDVQGVRTLGVLDVEGVGLLGTVVVDWLGERWVVQTVLPGLFRQVAAEAAASQTDGATASHVAYGGIEGPDTIHSDPAFHELLRNVGKSLHVAPHRMRDAQGTEHELCLSVDCKGLRGTDGRMYVLDVSRLCPMDVHWFERDLHGPVLEGSESPAYPHRLPLLRPELIQTYWETQLHDFARSKLSQTQQEGQTRVDVSDFDLHFHPDAFAEFRTGSGDEARVIRPATDESDPSIAAVRTVSTHLRDTVIVRLVSDVAAGLASASDGMALTQQMHARGINVRYLGYIAHLCQPSQRSRWDETVVSKLSSGHEALVSAYRRVALHEMIVRSAKHCLRAYLRGVERTDAPACIAHFANCLLGSDLEPQPQPAPTESKAAWTSLTPAALFDELRADIRRRFRFELPPLYLETDLRKPQVLRALCLKMGIQLAVRDYAFEPTPASQTPASTGPAKKNKRTVPMPAPKLQRTTTFVPEDVVSLCPIVKLSTPKSTLVEEAFDAGRVTFARGEREIGTELLLESIGFHEQVYGLVHPETAKCYSLFATFVHHYWVEFARDAAKKKAEKKEGEADDEEPLPELVKETFQIENALRFQRQAVTVSERTLGLDHPDTMVHYINLSALERSAGHFDVALRYQDRIMELWQLLYGRDHPDAVHTLSSIALLLQSRQDFDTSLQAYQSSHDLALRLFGPDSIYTGNMAHELSQAYTLSGDLKTAIQVEKDAWRIFQDRLGADDALTQESQSFLSALASSAVRVAKLESAAKQQHAHDIVRAASSSRSAHTQRTSSHVHANPALANRSLDELVDYIQGAPGTGTSRAARKRAARTKKT, from the coding sequence ATGGCCTCTGAACCGGAGCAGGAGGCGGTTGCCACACCGACAACCTTtgagctcgagctgctgcttcCCAAGCGGCCGCTTCTGCCAAAAAATGTCGAAGCACTCGGCCTGCCAGAGACGCCGTCGCCCCTGCGAGTGGCCGTGTCGCAGCACGAAACGCTGAATGATTtgcgcgcgacgctgaACGACAGTCCCGAGGGATACTGGCTCGGCGCCTTCCGCTTCCGTCGCACGGACTCGCATGCGCGGCCAGGTGAGCTCGTGAACGAATgggacgagctgcacgacgtgTTCCGTGACGATGCCCCGGAGCAGCGCGTCCTGCAAGTTTCGCACGAGCCGTACAATGACACCGAGGTGCGCTTGCACATCCAGCGTCTGCGCGACCTGCTCGCTGGAACGCACTCGGATCCAGCGAGCGTGAGCCtcgacgccggcgccacggtgcacgacgccgtgtGCCATCCCGCCGAATGGGCCAACGAGGCACAcaccgccgcgccgcccaagccaACGTGGCGCGGATGGCCCGCCGACGGCACGTCGCAGCTCTTCCCGTCGCtgacgaggcgcgtgcgtgcccTCCCCCGATGCCTGCACGGTCTGTcgctgagcgcatggaaCCCGCCACCGAAACCGCTTGCCTTGCGGGGCGACATTCTGTACCTCGTGGCCGATACGCTCGAGGGCGAATCGCTGCACATCACAGCGAGTGTGCACGGGTTCTATGTGAatgcatcgtcgtcgcAGCGCTTCCAACCGCAGCCGCATCCCCACAAGACGCTGCGTTCGTCGTCCCTCTTTGATCTCCTGGCCGCCGCCTCCCCCCAGTTCCTCCAAAACTTTGCGCGTCTCTTCAACGATCCTGTATCGACGCGCGACTACTTCTCCGCCCTGCCCGTGATGAACTCGCTccctgctgcgccgtggctcgcgcgcgagccCAGGCACGAGCCggatgccatgcgcgcgcAAACGGCCTTCCTCCTGTCTGGCGCCATGTCGGCTGACACGCTCGATGGCAGCCGCGACTGGAACGAGGAGCTGCAGTCGTCGCGTGAGCTCCCACGCAcctcgctcgccgagcgtcTGATGCGTGACCGCGTGCTGAACCGCCTGCACGCCGAGTTCACTCTCGCTGCCGCACGggtcgtgccgcgcgtggCCGCTGGCGATGTGCCTCCGATGAACCCGGCCGACGCGCCGGCGGCTCACATGTTCTTGTTCAACAACTTGTTCGTCAcgcgcggcatcgacagcgTGGGCATGTACGACTACCTtggcggcgatgcggccgcgcacgtcgccgtcggCAAGGATGTGCAGGGCGTGCGGACGCTGGGTGTGCTCGACGTCGAAGGCGtgggcctgctcggcacggTCGTGGTCGACTGGCTCGGCGAGCGCTGGGTCGTGCAGACCGTGCTGCCCGGCCTATTTCGGCAGGTggcggccgaggcggcTGCGTCCCAGACGGACGGCGCGACCGCATCGCATGTCGCGTacggcggcatcgagggCCCGGACACGATCCACTCGGACCCCGCCTTCCACGAGCTCCTTCGGAACGTCGGCAAGTCTCTGCACGTGGCCCCACACAGGATGCGCGATGCCCAGGGCACCGAGCATGAGCTGTGCTTGAGCGTCGACTGCAAGGGTCTGCGTGGCACCGACGGCCGCATGTACGTGCTCGACGTGTCGCGCCTCTGCCCCATGGACGTCCACTGGTTCGAGCGTGACTTGCACGGCCCGGTGCTGGAGGGCTCCGAGTCGCCAGCGTACCCACACCGCCTCCCTCTCCTGCGCCCAGAGCTCATCCAGACGTACTGGgagacgcagctgcatgactTCGCGCGGTCCAAGCTCTCCCAGACCCAGCAGGAGGGCCAGACTCGGGTCGATGTCTCCGACTTTGACCTCCACTTCCACCCCGATGCGTTCGCCGAGTTCCGTACCGGGTCGggtgacgaggcgcggGTGATCCGCCCCGCCACAGACGAGTCTGATCCATCGATCGCTGCCGTGCGCACTGTATCGACGCATCTGCGCGACACGGTGATCGTGCGCCTTGTGAGCGACGTGGCTGCCGGCCTCGCGTCCGCGTCGGAcggcatggcgctcacCCAGCAAATGCACGCGCGGGGTATCAACGTGCGCTACCTCGGCTACATCGCCCACCTGTGCCAGCCCTCGCAGCGCTCGCGCTGGGACGAGACGGTCGTGTCGAAGCTTAGCTCGGGacacgaggcgctcgtgagTGCCTACCGCCGTGTGGCGCTCCACGAAATGATCGTGCGCTCTGCCAAACACTGCCTGCGCGCATACTTGCGCGgtgtcgagcgcacggatgcgccggcgtgcatcgcgcacTTCGCCAACTGTCTGCTCGGCTCGGATCTCGAGCCGCAGCCGCAGCCAGCGCCGACGGAGTCCAAGGCAGCCTGGACATCGCTGACGCCGGCTGCTCTGTTCGATGAGCTCCGTGCCGATatccgccgccgcttcCGCTTCGAGCTCCCGCCCCTGTACCTCGAAACAGACCTGCGCAAGCCCCAGGTCCTGCGCGCGCTCTGTCTCAAGATGGGCATCCAGCTCGCCGTCCGCGACTATGCCTTCGAGCCTACCCCTGCATCGCAAACGCCTGCGTCCACGGGCCCCGCCAAGAAAAACAAGCGCACAGTGCCCATGCCAGCACCcaagctgcagcgcaccaCGACCTTCGTTCCCGAAGATGTCGTGAGCCTATGCCCCATCGTCAAGCTGTCCACGCCCAAGAGCACGCTCGTTGAGGAAGCGTTTGATGCAGGCCGTGTGACATTTGCGCGAGGCGAACGCGAAATCGGGacggagctgctgctcgagagCATCGGCTTCCACGAGCAAGTATACGGTCTCGTGCATCCCGAAACGGCCAAGTGCTACTCGCTCTTCGCCACGTTCGTGCACCACTACTGGGTCGAAttcgctcgcgacgctgccaAAAAGAAGGCCGAAAAGAAAGAGGGCGAGGCAGATGACGAAGAACCTCTGCCAGAACTTGTCAAGGAGACATTCCAGATCGAAAACGCCCTTCGCTTCCAGCGCCAAGCCGTCACCGTATCGGAACGCACGCTCGGACTGGACCACCCCGACACGATGGTGCACTACATCAACCTGTCCGCGCTGGAGCGCTCGGCCGGCCACTTCGACGTCGCCCTGAGGTACCAAGACCGAATCATGGAGCTCTGGCAGCTCTTGTACGGTCGCGATCACCCCGATGCCGTGCACACACTCTCGTCCATTGCCCTGCTGCTCCAGAGCCGCCAAGACTTTGACACGTCCCTCCAGGCGTACCAGTCGTCGCACGACCTGGCCTTGCGTCTCTTCGGTCCCGACAGCATATACACCGGCAACATGGCGCATGAACTAAGCCAGGCATACACGCTCAGCGGCGATCTCAAAACGGCCATCCAGGTCGAAAAagacgcatggcgcatcTTCCAAGACAGGCTAGGCGCAGACGACGCTCTTACCCAAGAAAGTCAGTCTTTCCTCTCTGCCCTTGCATCTAGTGCTGTACGCGTCGCCAAGCTGGAAAGCGCGGCAAAGCAacagcatgcgcatgaTATCGTccgtgctgcgtcgtcgtcgcgctcggcgcacacgcagcgcacaTCCTCCCATGTACATGCCAACCCCGCCCTGGCCAACCGTTCCCTCGATGAACTGGTAGATTACATCCAGGGCGCTCCCGGTACAGGCACAAGTCGTGCTGCACGCAagcgcgccgcacgcacCAAAAAGACTTAG
- a CDS encoding ESCRT-II complex subunit VPS36 — protein sequence MEAWEPWAVEAASPALVRGERVLATQHGVGLYAGDTKVAERSAGTAMLTTHRLAYVDDARPRERSAYVRLARIRQSEYYAGFLKSSPKIVLVCLREAHVPWTCHVCGTFHDTMTLDRRCRLCGVMVRHAPTQRACPVCTYVNGENTLRCEMCTASLDATVTTTCKLSFRHGGERPFYAALRDTLQSKPWIATETKSRPGLLAVEAASAVEAPPLDALADLDMLMRQARRMVDFAESLRTELERYERTAPTSGAASSLLQSALVRIGLPSPAVTPDMVKNERAYHRELARELSGVLLGEHGLLGPCDQDTGRGLLPLDEVWGLWNRARGVALVSPKLLRAAVTYLPDMTSPSVRLRTLRSGMPILYTPRFDDAAIEERVLRYLDEAPFLTTTQVAALEGLSAPLMRELLEGVEQQTGAVVRDECGTKETRWCRNRMATMAAGPRRSSCTVP from the coding sequence ATGGAAGCGTGGGAGCCGTgggccgtcgaggcggcATCGCCGGCCCTCGTCCGCGGTGAGCGTGTGCTGgccacgcagcacggcgtcggTCTATACGCGGGCGATACCAAAGTCGCTGAGAGAAGCGCAGGCACCGCGATGCTCACGACGCACCGACTCGCgtacgtggacgacgcgcggcccCGTGAGCGGTCTGCGTATGTCCGCTTAGCCCGTATACGCCAGTCGGAGTACTATGCAGGCTTTCTCAAGAGCAGCCCCAAAATTGTGCTGGTGTgcctgcgcgaggcacacGTCCCATGGACGTGCCATGTCTGCGGCACGTTCCACGATACCATGACACTCGACCGGCGGTGCCGTCTTTGTGGCGTGATGGTGCGCCATGCACCCACGCAGCGCGCATGCCCTGTATGTACCTATGTGAACGGTGAAAATACGCTGCGCTGCGAGATGTGCAccgcgtcgctcgacgccaCCGTGACCACCACATGCAAGCTGAGTTTCCGGCACGGCGGTGAGCGCCCCTTTtacgcggcgctgcgcgacacaCTGCAGTCCAAGCCGTGGATAGCCACAGAGACCAAGTCGCGGCCGGGCTTACTCGCTGTCGAGGCCGCCAGTGCGGTGGAAGCCCCGCCTCTGGACGCGTTGGCGGACCTGGACATGCTcatgcgccaggcgcgaCGTATGGTCGATTTTGCAGAGTCCCTACGCACAGAGCTCGAGCGCTATGAGCGCACAGCGCCAACTTCGGGGGCAGCTTCCTCGCTTCTGCAGTccgcgctcgtgcgcatAGGCCTGCCGAGTCCCGCTGTCACGCCTGACATGGTCAAGAATGAGCGTGCGTATCATCGCGAGTTGGCGCGTGAGCTGAGCGGCGTTCTGCTGGGCGAGCATGGCTTGCTGGGCCCATGTGACCAAGACACGGGGCGCGGCCTCCTGCCGCTCGACGAAGTGTGGGGTCTGTGGAATCGCGCCCGGGGCGTGGCTCTGGTGTCGCCGAAACTGCTGCGAGCCGCCGTGACCTACCTACCTGACATGACGTCGCCGAGCGTCAGGCTGCGCACACTGCGCTCGGGTATGCCGATTCTGTACACACCGCGTTTTGACGACGCTGCCATTGAggagcgtgtgctgcgGTACCTGGACGAGGCCCCCTTCCTCACAACCACGCAGGTCGCagcgctcgagggcctATCTGCGCCGCTCATGCGCGAGTTACTCGAGGGCGTGGAGCAGCAGACGGGGGCGGTGGTGCGTGATGAGTGTGGCACCAAGGAAACGCGATGGTGCCGAAATCGTATGGCTACCATGGCCGCCGGACCCAGAAGAAGTAGTTGCACAGTTCCGTAG